A single region of the Schistocerca serialis cubense isolate TAMUIC-IGC-003099 chromosome 7, iqSchSeri2.2, whole genome shotgun sequence genome encodes:
- the LOC126412910 gene encoding host cell factor 1-like, protein MAALDLKWQRVQNTSGPKPRPRHGHRAVAIQDMMVVFGGGNEGIVDELNVFNMSTNTWFAPATKGRIPPGCAAYGIAVYGTAILIFGGMVECGKYSDDLYELDVSKWEWRRLRPRPPISGKSPCPRLGHSFTLVDNDVYLFGGLANVGHDSKNNIPLYLNDLYALDLQTKMTAWNIPETRGCRPSPRESHTAVAYENKFTGSSRIIIYGGMNGRRLGDLWFLDCETFSWLKPVLRGVPPQPRSLHTAAVVGERMFIFGGWVPVSTNDGKAETPETEWKCSNSLVSLNLEKLTWEEHAVDESSGSTPRARAGHCTVGVHTRMYVWSGRDGYRRAWNNQICFNDMWYIDVSPPLQPHKVQLAKAQTDELELCWTSVPAADGYRIQLHRYEMPSAVNTTVNPPAPATPPPQPVSSQESSTGSVYDVKVSSPDLLPLEDNTCKLQPMTSTSPLNSRPVSPLLDSFVSENNDFRQQAVQCPPETLTPVMSFVGMPSSTTAPTPMPSVFTGSHVKEDIASVSVLSSKPSLLSVLSGAKLPPHSQNFPDLIPESSLGSNTVTSFSSLKVTAPQTPLTVGEKIVPSVSVSLPTTCPVNSPRNSVFSVSGLATHCTTPHRQHNLSGIMSPTTLLKNNSFPQSKPVVMQKPVHTSNSPLVTFVKTSQGVTVGVPRSSIVQTKPEISQLSTVQSTRQRQISSGGVKIFKTHQKPGLDIKEDWNLMLKQSQNPYRKQTVHVMKPTVPAIEGTTAKFSSNGGHYPFTASPTLCPTQNVLPSQVLHSSNSALTSNIFQQAVSKPSSVKIIVVSSATTSGGIVGKPITIMIPGGSVTPKTVHVGANPITHAGVRADVSQYLATSLPSSLQFPAGTPHIAVTPNEKQQRVQCTAATVAPRTVSSFSNCGPLLTPKSDNMSTRFSTAYDEHCHRMCNNGISRIAKMYLGRRSTCHILKNSSTTYKLSIAPFDIT, encoded by the exons ATGGCGGCGCTAGATTTGAAGTGGCAACGGGTGCAGAACACATCGGGGCCGAAACCTCGACCCCGGCATGGACACAGGGCAGTGGCAATTCAAGATATGATGGTAGTTTTCGGAGGTGGCAACGAAGGCATTGTAGATGAATTAAATGTCTTCAACATGTCTACAAATACGTGGTTCGCACCGGCAACGAAAGGTCGAATTCCTCCTGGATGCGCTGCATACGGAATAGCAGTGTACGGAACCGCGATTCTAATATTTGGTGGAATGGTCGAGTGTGGAAAGTACAGTGACGATCTTTACGAGTTAGATGTCAGCAAATGGGAGTGGCGAAGACTGCGACCCAGACCTCCCATAAGTGGAAAATCCCCGTGTCCTCGACTCGGGCACAGCTTTACGCTCGTTGATAACGACGTGTATCTCTTTGGTGGTCTTGCGAATGTAGGACACGATTCCAAAAACAACATTCCGCTTTATCTGAACGATCTTTACGCTCTGGACTTGCAAACGAAAATGACGGCGTGGAATATTCCGGAAACGAGAGGCTGCAGGCCATCACCCAGGGAATCTCACACAGCTGTAGCGTACGAGAATAAATTTACCGGCTCCTCTCGTATCATTATCTACGGCGGCATGAACGGGCGTCGCCTCGGTGATTTGTGGTTTCTCGACTGTGAAACATTTTCGTGGTTAAAGCCTGTGCTACGAGGAGTTCCTCCGCAACCACGTTCGCTTCAtactgcagcggtagtgggagagcgaatgtttatttttggaggctgGGTGCCTGTGAGTACGAACGACGGTAAAGCAGAAACACCTGAAACGGAATGGAAATGCTCCAACTCACTGGTTTCCCTGAACCTCGAAAAGCTTACCTGGGAAGAGCATGCAGTGGATGAAAGTTCTGGAAGCACACCTCGCGCCAGAGCTGGTCATTGTACAGTTGGAGTGCACACCAGGATGTACGTCTGGTCAGGCAGGGACGGATATCGCAGGGCGTGGAACAACCAGATATGTTTCAATGACATGTGGTACATTGACGTCTCACCCCCCTTGCAGCCCCATAAGGTACAGCTAGCTAAGGCACAGACAGAtgaacttgaactctgctggaccTCAGTGCCAGCTGCAGATGGGTATCGTATACAACTCCACAGGTATGAAATGCCATCTGCTGTGAATACAACAGTCAACCCACCCGCACCAGCAACACCACCTCCCCAGCCAGTCTCTTCCCAGGAGAGCAGTACCGGTAGTGTGTACGATGTCAAAGTAAGTTCTCCAGACCTGTTACCTCTGGAAGATAATACTTGTAAACTACAGCCCATGACCTCCACCAGCCCACTTAATTCCAGACCTGTAAGCCCTTTATTGGATTCATTTGTGAGTGAAAACAACGACTTTAGGCAGCAAGCAGTACAGTGTCCTCCTGAAACCTTGACCCCTGTGATGTCATTTGTAGGAATGCCTTCATCAACAACAGCTCCAACTCCCATGCCCAGTGTATTTACAGGCAGTCATGTAAAGGAAGACATAGCGTCAGTGTCAGTTCTTTCCTCTAAACCGTCTCTTCTGTCAGTGTTGTCAGGAGCTAAACTGCCTCCACATTCTCAGAACTTCCCAGATTTAATACCAGAGTCTAGTTTAGGTTCGAATACAGTGACATCATTTTCATCCTTAAAAGTGACAGCTCCTCAGACACCTTTGACAGTGGGTGAGAAGATTGTTCCATCAGTATCTGTCAGTCTGCCAACAACATGTCCAGTGAACAGTCCCAGAAACTCGGTATTTTCTGTATCGGGGCTAGCAACTCACTGTACCACCCCTCACCGACAGCACAATTTGTCAGGAATTATGTCACCTACAACTTTGCTTAAAAACAACTCTTTCCCACAAAGCAAGCCTGTTGTGATGCAGAAGCCAGTGCATACTTCAAATTCACCTCTCGTCACATTTGTGAAAACGAGTCAGGGTGTTACTGTCGGTGTGCCGAGATCATCTATAGTGCAAACTAAGCCTGAGATATCACAATTATCTACTGTTCAAAGTACCAGGCAGAGGCAGATATCTTCTGGAGGTGTCAAAATATTTAAAACACATCAAAAACCAGGACTGGATATTAAGGAGGACTGGAATTTAATGCTAAAGCAGTCACAGAATCCATACAGGAAACAGACTGTCCATGTCATGAAACCTACTGTCCCTGCAATTGAAGGCACTACTGCAAAATTCTCTTCAAATGGTGGCCACTATCCTTTTACAGCATCACCTACTCTGTGTCCTACACAGAATGTTTTGCCATCACAGGTTCTTCATTCTTCTAATAGTGCTCTAACATCTAATATTTTCCAGCAGGCAGTCTCAAAACCAAGCTCCGTGAAAATAATCGTCGTTTCCTCGGCTACCACATCCGGTGGTATTGTCGGCAAGCCGATTACGATCATGATTCCTGGAGGAAGTGTAACTCCAAAGACTGTTCACGTAGGAGCAAATCCGATTACTCATGCAGgtgtaagagctgatgttagccaGTATCTAGCTACTTCTCTGCCATCTTCACTGCAGTTTCCTGCAGGGACCCCACATATTGCTGTAACACCTAATGAAAAGCAGCAGAGGGTGCAATGCACTGCTGCAACAGTAGCACCAAGGACTGTGTCATCATTTTCAAATTGTGGGCCTCTGCTGACACCCAAAAGTGATAACATGAGTACTCGCTTCAGTACTGCTTATGATGAACAT TGCCACCGCATGTGCAACAATGGCATCTCCAGAATAGCAAAAATGTATCTTGGCAGGCGGAGCACCTGTCACATCCTCAAGAACTCATCCACCACCTACAAACTAAGCATAGCACCCTTCGACATTACCTGA